The proteins below come from a single Gordonia pseudamarae genomic window:
- a CDS encoding sensor histidine kinase — MVAALMVVTVVGFVIFGAISTLVLERLQEVRLDGQLDVIATDISGTSQPPPKSLPEADQAPSEFRLMYFDGDGRPMIRLGAPVGKSTYPHLPDMNTEAVRTRGPKPFTAPDEKSDVRWRVRTFVRTGAAAENSSETAAVAISMETVDGTVAWLRSIELIAGAILLLVMTMVAIVVVRIGLRPLTSIEIAATSIADGDLERRVSVDGHTEVTRLGEAFNTMLDRLADVMQQLAGSEQRMRTFIADASHDLRTPLTAIRGYAELYRHGPGDEATRREIVARIETAAQRMGRLVDDLVELAEYDERPALRTVDVDIAQLVRDTADEARSGAPTRDVTVTGAETPVIVRGDDRALRRVFGNLIGNALVHTNGSVRIVIAEPHRSPDERAALPARAVAGAAGSAEDGVNVYVIDDGPGIPPEKSAHVFERFYQADESRERGVGSGLGLSIVAAILTAHRGRVELLDTDRGATFRVTLPLG; from the coding sequence TTGGTCGCCGCGCTCATGGTGGTCACCGTCGTGGGGTTCGTGATCTTCGGGGCTATCAGCACACTCGTGCTCGAGAGGCTCCAGGAGGTTCGGCTCGATGGGCAACTCGACGTGATAGCCACCGACATCAGCGGCACAAGTCAGCCACCACCGAAGTCGCTGCCGGAGGCGGACCAAGCGCCCTCGGAGTTCCGGCTGATGTACTTCGACGGTGACGGCAGACCGATGATCCGACTGGGTGCTCCCGTCGGGAAGAGCACCTACCCCCATCTGCCGGACATGAACACCGAGGCCGTGCGCACGCGGGGGCCGAAGCCGTTCACGGCTCCTGACGAGAAGTCCGACGTACGCTGGCGCGTGCGCACATTCGTGCGTACGGGAGCTGCCGCCGAGAACTCATCGGAGACCGCGGCAGTGGCCATCTCCATGGAGACCGTCGACGGCACCGTCGCGTGGCTGCGATCAATCGAGCTCATCGCCGGAGCCATTCTCCTTCTGGTGATGACCATGGTCGCCATTGTCGTGGTGCGAATAGGCTTGCGCCCCCTGACGAGTATCGAGATCGCTGCGACGTCCATCGCGGACGGCGATCTGGAACGGCGGGTGAGCGTCGACGGTCACACCGAGGTGACTCGCCTCGGCGAGGCATTCAACACGATGCTCGATCGCCTGGCCGACGTGATGCAGCAACTGGCCGGCTCCGAACAACGGATGCGTACTTTCATCGCTGATGCCTCGCACGATTTACGGACACCCTTGACGGCGATCCGCGGATACGCCGAACTGTATCGCCACGGGCCCGGCGATGAAGCGACGCGCCGCGAGATCGTCGCGCGAATCGAAACGGCTGCGCAGCGTATGGGCAGGTTGGTCGACGATCTGGTGGAGCTGGCCGAATACGACGAACGGCCCGCACTCCGCACTGTCGACGTGGACATCGCACAACTCGTCCGCGACACAGCCGACGAGGCGAGATCGGGGGCGCCGACTCGTGACGTCACGGTCACCGGCGCCGAGACGCCCGTGATCGTGCGTGGTGACGACCGCGCCTTGCGGAGGGTGTTCGGCAACCTGATCGGGAACGCGCTGGTCCACACGAATGGTTCCGTTCGCATAGTGATCGCGGAGCCGCACCGATCTCCCGACGAGCGTGCGGCGCTGCCGGCCAGGGCAGTAGCCGGAGCGGCCGGTTCCGCCGAGGATGGCGTGAACGTCTACGTCATCGACGACGGCCCGGGTATTCCGCCGGAAAAATCGGCGCACGTGTTCGAACGCTTCTACCAGGCCGACGAGTCTCGTGAGCGTGGTGTCGGATCCGGGCTCGGACTGTCCATCGTGGCGGCGATCCTCACCGCGCACCGCGGCCGGGTGGAGTTGCTCGACACCGATCGAGGCGCGACGTTCAGGGTCACCCTCCCCTTGGGCTGA
- a CDS encoding SDR family oxidoreductase: MDTTTLFSLEGRSALVTGGSRGIGKMIAEGLLRQGARVYITARKAEACDEAARELSAIGPCVSLPVDVSTTEGIDELVKAYSAHEKSLDILVNNAGAAWGAGFDEFPESGWDKVMDVNVKAPFFLTQQLKPLLLAGAANGHPAKVINIASIDGQSLNPMETYSYHASKAGLIHLTKRMAVRLAPEGIIVSAIAPGAFASNMNKEARDHADVVKDFIPSGRVGVPEDMAAAAIYLSSRAGDYVVGSTITVDGGVNVAR; encoded by the coding sequence ATGGATACAACAACGCTGTTTTCACTCGAAGGCCGGAGCGCCCTGGTGACCGGCGGCTCCCGCGGCATCGGAAAGATGATCGCCGAGGGACTGCTGCGCCAGGGTGCCCGCGTCTACATCACCGCCCGCAAGGCGGAGGCTTGCGACGAGGCCGCCAGGGAACTGTCGGCGATCGGGCCGTGCGTCTCGCTGCCGGTCGACGTGTCCACAACCGAGGGCATCGACGAACTCGTCAAGGCGTACTCGGCACACGAGAAATCCCTCGACATCCTGGTCAACAACGCGGGGGCCGCCTGGGGCGCGGGGTTCGACGAATTCCCCGAAAGCGGCTGGGACAAGGTGATGGACGTGAACGTCAAGGCACCGTTCTTCCTCACCCAGCAACTCAAACCGCTGCTGCTGGCCGGTGCCGCCAACGGGCATCCGGCCAAGGTCATCAACATCGCCTCCATCGACGGTCAGTCACTGAACCCGATGGAGACCTACTCCTATCACGCCAGCAAGGCCGGTCTCATCCATCTCACCAAGCGGATGGCGGTGCGATTGGCACCCGAGGGCATCATCGTCAGCGCAATCGCGCCCGGCGCCTTCGCTTCCAACATGAACAAGGAGGCGCGCGACCACGCCGACGTGGTGAAGGACTTCATCCCATCCGGTCGCGTCGGGGTTCCCGAGGACATGGCAGCTGCCGCGATCTACCTGTCCTCGCGCGCCGGTGATTACGTCGTCGGGTCGACGATCACCGTCGACGGCGGCGTGAACGTGGCGCGCTGA
- a CDS encoding response regulator transcription factor has product MRQNPAQALPTILVVDDEQSIRNLLCMSLRMSGFEVLEAADGKTALGVAISTDPDLIVLDVMLPDLDGFAVARTLRSRGDDVPILFLTARGTQQDRIDGLESGGDDFVVKPFSIAEIVLRIRAILRRTRGEDTGSSRLVYRDLEVDLDAHRVFRGGDEIRLSATEFNVLDYLLRNAEKVMSKNQIFEHVWGYGEGQNERVVQTFVSQLRRKIDDGRTPLIQTVRGIGYTIRSEPPRT; this is encoded by the coding sequence GTGCGTCAGAACCCGGCCCAGGCATTGCCAACGATCCTTGTCGTCGACGACGAACAGTCCATTCGCAACCTGCTGTGCATGTCGTTGCGGATGAGCGGGTTCGAGGTTCTCGAAGCGGCTGACGGCAAGACCGCGCTGGGCGTCGCGATCAGCACCGATCCCGACCTCATCGTGCTGGATGTCATGCTGCCCGATCTCGACGGGTTCGCCGTGGCAAGAACACTGCGCTCCCGCGGCGACGATGTCCCCATCCTGTTCCTGACCGCTCGCGGTACCCAGCAGGACCGCATCGATGGGCTCGAGTCCGGTGGGGACGACTTTGTCGTGAAGCCCTTCAGTATCGCTGAGATCGTCTTGCGCATTCGTGCGATCCTGCGGCGGACGCGCGGCGAGGACACCGGGAGTTCGCGACTCGTCTATCGCGACCTCGAGGTCGACCTCGACGCTCATCGGGTGTTTCGCGGTGGAGACGAGATACGGCTGTCGGCCACCGAGTTCAATGTTCTCGACTACCTGCTCCGGAATGCGGAGAAGGTGATGAGCAAGAACCAGATCTTCGAGCACGTATGGGGATACGGCGAGGGACAAAACGAACGAGTGGTCCAGACTTTCGTCAGTCAACTCCGGCGCAAGATCGACGATGGCCGGACCCCTCTCATCCAGACCGTCCGTGGAATCGGCTACACGATCCGCAGCGAGCCTCCGCGAACGTGA
- a CDS encoding TetR/AcrR family transcriptional regulator, translating into MVVRDREGRRQRIVEAAAELMCGGHSGKLTHRMVAEKAGVPLGSTTYYFDTLDDLNTAAIEYLTAKVEHDLADLADELAHGDHSPAGLAAYFDTYLQDTDNVATETAIYTAGLQRPELRELSRTWFNGLVDILTPYTGPQAATMLAVFADGAILYAALHDRRLPVSWIEHLVRIISEGDHR; encoded by the coding sequence GTGGTGGTACGTGACCGGGAAGGTCGGCGACAACGGATCGTCGAAGCGGCCGCCGAACTCATGTGCGGCGGGCATTCCGGCAAACTCACCCATCGGATGGTCGCAGAGAAGGCCGGTGTCCCGCTGGGGTCGACCACCTACTACTTCGACACCCTCGACGACCTGAATACGGCGGCAATCGAGTATCTGACCGCCAAGGTGGAACACGACCTGGCGGACCTCGCCGACGAACTCGCCCACGGTGATCATTCACCGGCAGGGCTGGCCGCGTACTTCGACACCTACCTGCAGGACACCGACAACGTCGCGACCGAGACCGCGATCTATACCGCCGGCCTGCAACGACCCGAACTGCGCGAACTGAGCCGGACCTGGTTCAACGGCCTCGTCGACATTCTCACCCCCTACACGGGACCGCAGGCGGCGACGATGCTCGCGGTCTTTGCCGACGGCGCAATTCTCTATGCGGCACTGCATGATCGGCGACTTCCGGTCAGTTGGATCGAGCACCTGGTCCGCATCATCTCCGAAGGAGACCACCGATGA
- a CDS encoding MFS transporter produces MNETRIGYHDDGSLTAELPPWRRWLVLTVLSVALLTVVMDLTVLNVALPSISADLRPSSTAQLWMVDAYSLVLAGLLVTMSALADRVGRKLMLISGFALFGLISLLVLFANSPGAVIALRALLGVGGAMIMPATLSMLRVVFTDLRERTLAIGIWAGVSASGAAVGPIVGGFLLEHFSWHAAFLVNVPPMVIAIVAALFLMPESRVAGVGGWDLLASLLSIAGMASLVWAIKEFGKKFVADGLANPAAWAALLVSFALLGWFVQRCRTREDPLLEVRLFLNRQFSAGVLAALFSMLAMGGCLLVLAQWLQLVEGHSPLQAGFRLLPFAGGAVITSVISRWLVDLLGARRVIALGLWLPAIGLLMMWLAPDPISYPWVVAAMVLQGAGAGSLAIASAMIMGGSPPDRAGNAAAMDETAYDIGNVLGVAVLGTIAAVAFSAKVGTDVPGADESLAGALEIAHATGSPELAATAITAFNDAVGKVGLAGAVILALAGALVYLLTPSSLDLDAGH; encoded by the coding sequence ATGAACGAGACACGTATCGGATACCACGACGACGGTTCGCTCACCGCCGAACTACCGCCCTGGCGGCGGTGGCTGGTGCTGACGGTGCTGTCGGTGGCCCTGCTGACAGTCGTGATGGATCTGACCGTACTCAACGTGGCGTTACCCTCGATCAGTGCCGACCTGCGACCGTCGTCGACGGCGCAGCTGTGGATGGTCGATGCCTACTCGCTTGTGCTGGCCGGGCTGCTGGTGACGATGAGCGCCCTCGCCGACCGGGTGGGTCGAAAGCTGATGCTGATCAGTGGTTTTGCCCTGTTCGGGCTGATCTCGCTGCTGGTCCTGTTCGCCAACTCGCCCGGGGCGGTGATCGCCCTACGGGCCCTGCTCGGGGTGGGGGGCGCGATGATCATGCCCGCCACCCTGTCGATGTTGCGGGTGGTGTTCACCGATCTGCGTGAACGCACCCTGGCCATCGGTATCTGGGCGGGGGTGTCCGCATCGGGCGCCGCGGTCGGCCCCATCGTGGGTGGTTTTCTGCTGGAACATTTCTCGTGGCATGCCGCATTCCTGGTGAACGTGCCTCCGATGGTGATCGCGATTGTCGCGGCCCTGTTCCTGATGCCGGAATCGCGTGTTGCCGGCGTGGGCGGCTGGGACCTGCTCGCGTCGCTGTTGTCGATCGCCGGTATGGCGTCGCTGGTGTGGGCGATCAAGGAGTTCGGCAAGAAGTTCGTGGCAGACGGGCTCGCCAACCCGGCGGCGTGGGCGGCGTTGCTGGTGTCCTTCGCGTTGCTCGGCTGGTTCGTGCAGCGCTGCCGCACCCGCGAGGACCCGCTGCTGGAGGTGCGGCTGTTCCTCAACCGGCAGTTCTCTGCGGGCGTCCTGGCGGCGTTGTTCTCGATGCTGGCGATGGGTGGTTGCTTACTGGTCCTGGCGCAGTGGCTGCAACTGGTGGAAGGACACAGCCCGCTGCAGGCCGGCTTCAGGTTGTTGCCGTTCGCCGGTGGTGCGGTGATCACCTCCGTGATCTCCCGATGGCTGGTCGACCTGCTCGGTGCTCGCCGTGTGATCGCGCTTGGACTGTGGCTGCCCGCGATCGGGCTGCTGATGATGTGGCTGGCGCCGGACCCGATCAGCTATCCCTGGGTGGTCGCGGCGATGGTGCTGCAGGGCGCGGGTGCCGGGTCGCTGGCGATCGCGTCGGCGATGATCATGGGCGGCAGCCCGCCCGACCGGGCGGGCAACGCCGCCGCGATGGACGAAACCGCCTACGACATCGGCAATGTCCTGGGCGTCGCGGTGCTCGGGACGATCGCCGCGGTCGCCTTCAGCGCCAAGGTCGGCACCGACGTCCCCGGCGCCGACGAATCGCTGGCCGGGGCGCTGGAGATCGCCCATGCCACCGGCTCACCTGAGCTGGCCGCCACCGCGATTACCGCGTTCAACGACGCCGTCGGCAAGGTCGGCCTGGCCGGAGCAGTGATCCTGGCCCTGGCCGGCGCCCTCGTCTACCTCCTCACCCCCAGTTCCCTCGACCTTGATGCCGGCCACTGA
- a CDS encoding LGFP repeat-containing protein — translation MHQVFRRSAATAAAIAATTLIIAGCSDDDDDSSSSSSATSSVSASTDASTDTSGNASAAEDVKLESADGTEVTLTGAIAAKFTAATDQQRADLGKPLTGDDASGTSDSGLTFQQFDGGVISSTGDSAFITWGKIRDAWNVKRDDTGVPSESGKGGSTGPLGAPTSDETDEGGLKQSTFENGKITWDPATDTIEVTVKDKVVAAE, via the coding sequence ATGCATCAGGTCTTTCGACGCTCAGCCGCAACCGCAGCCGCGATTGCTGCCACCACACTCATCATCGCCGGGTGCAGCGACGACGATGACGACAGCAGCAGTTCATCATCGGCAACCTCGTCGGTATCGGCCTCGACCGACGCCTCCACGGACACATCGGGCAACGCCTCGGCCGCCGAGGACGTGAAGCTCGAATCCGCCGACGGCACCGAGGTCACCCTCACCGGCGCCATCGCGGCCAAGTTCACCGCCGCCACCGACCAGCAGAGGGCCGATCTGGGCAAGCCGCTCACCGGTGACGATGCCTCCGGCACCAGCGACAGTGGACTCACCTTCCAGCAGTTCGACGGCGGCGTGATCTCTTCCACCGGGGACAGCGCCTTCATCACCTGGGGCAAGATCCGCGACGCCTGGAACGTCAAGCGCGACGACACCGGCGTGCCGTCGGAGTCGGGCAAGGGCGGCTCGACCGGCCCACTCGGCGCACCGACGAGCGATGAGACCGACGAAGGCGGACTCAAACAGTCGACATTCGAGAACGGCAAGATCACCTGGGACCCCGCGACCGACACCATCGAGGTGACGGTCAAGGACAAGGTTGTCGCGGCGGAATAG
- a CDS encoding MspA family porin, with product MAATSLLAMSRPASANADTTVRLPGGWRSENGYTIKRSNERAVISPALNANGTGRTAWVSGVVSGTAPKGVDAELEVGYIVGCQVDISGLAGSLGGELTLDSSALSAGLSIPLKVGEVKYSRVTDIDLVDGRASIRYASQGLEITGCGGYAQARSVTKIETGEGAHRYVGWLYGRPFSLG from the coding sequence GTGGCCGCGACGAGTCTGCTGGCGATGTCGCGTCCTGCGTCTGCGAACGCCGACACGACGGTGCGGCTGCCCGGCGGCTGGCGAAGCGAAAACGGCTACACCATCAAGCGGAGCAACGAACGGGCCGTGATCTCGCCGGCCCTCAATGCGAACGGCACCGGACGGACCGCCTGGGTGAGTGGGGTCGTCTCCGGCACCGCACCCAAGGGCGTAGACGCCGAGTTGGAGGTCGGCTACATCGTCGGTTGCCAGGTCGACATCTCCGGCTTGGCGGGAAGTCTCGGCGGTGAGCTGACACTCGATTCGTCGGCGTTGTCCGCAGGACTGTCGATCCCGTTGAAGGTCGGTGAGGTCAAGTACAGCAGGGTGACCGATATCGATCTCGTCGATGGCCGCGCCAGCATCCGGTACGCGAGTCAAGGGCTCGAGATCACCGGATGCGGGGGCTACGCGCAGGCCCGATCCGTCACCAAGATCGAAACAGGCGAGGGCGCGCACCGATACGTGGGCTGGCTCTATGGCCGACCCTTCAGTCTCGGCTGA
- a CDS encoding SHOCT domain-containing protein: protein MTAALTPEAEQSVDDIARRYGLSTDAVVAMLYAVNSGGGTMAQFSIPELGGSGQWMRGGMTMVGNMFDNALKARVDGLCNELSQLLATTVVFPPAATSPAGGFTANNWWPADLGVPSSTGAQNGSRYAVFPSTARLAVESNGVTRVYDTGQHQIGGVQQQQGGPAGTVSFTSQFGTFDTTGLVEVTGGQVAAAPVAASAPEPIPYAEPGTYSEPGTYSEPAPQSVAGTATAPTGGPDDIFTAIESLAGLHQRGILTDEEFAAKKSELLGRL from the coding sequence ATGACTGCCGCCCTCACCCCGGAAGCCGAGCAGTCGGTCGACGACATCGCCCGACGGTACGGATTGTCCACCGACGCGGTTGTGGCCATGCTGTATGCCGTCAACTCCGGCGGCGGCACCATGGCACAGTTCTCCATACCCGAGCTCGGCGGTTCCGGCCAATGGATGCGCGGTGGAATGACCATGGTGGGCAACATGTTCGACAACGCGCTCAAAGCCCGCGTGGACGGCCTGTGCAATGAGCTGTCACAGCTACTCGCCACCACCGTCGTATTTCCGCCCGCCGCCACCTCGCCGGCCGGCGGGTTCACCGCCAACAACTGGTGGCCGGCCGACCTCGGGGTTCCCAGTTCAACGGGGGCGCAGAACGGGTCGCGCTACGCGGTCTTCCCGTCAACAGCCCGACTGGCCGTCGAATCCAATGGTGTGACGAGGGTGTACGACACCGGTCAACACCAGATCGGCGGCGTCCAGCAGCAGCAGGGCGGGCCGGCCGGAACGGTCTCGTTCACCAGCCAGTTCGGCACCTTCGACACCACCGGCCTGGTCGAGGTGACCGGCGGTCAGGTGGCGGCGGCACCGGTCGCGGCATCTGCGCCCGAACCTATCCCGTATGCCGAACCCGGGACATACAGCGAACCCGGGACATACAGCGAACCCGCACCACAATCGGTGGCCGGTACCGCGACCGCTCCGACAGGTGGTCCGGACGACATCTTCACGGCCATAGAATCGCTTGCGGGACTGCATCAGCGGGGAATCCTCACCGACGAGGAGTTCGCGGCAAAGAAATCTGAACTGCTCGGCCGGCTGTAG
- a CDS encoding MspA family porin, protein MKRPMVISASGAVFVAGLSLGTSPAAADTRVDLPRVQTVSRLSDGSAITVTADDRARISPSMGGTPLHRNVWVSGTVRVKASRTMTKGRLEVGYIIGCQVAFGAGADGESTSEAGDSAVEVDASAGGEITLGPGDVERQPVLSFTQKDDNGDTERVGYYTFDGHSASLTFTDKTFGLTGCAGYAQARLYANVTAYEKSSKTKVAVYGKPFSIG, encoded by the coding sequence ATGAAGCGACCGATGGTCATCTCGGCGTCGGGAGCCGTATTTGTCGCAGGATTGTCCCTCGGTACGTCTCCGGCCGCCGCCGACACCCGGGTGGATCTGCCCAGAGTGCAGACCGTCAGCCGACTGTCCGACGGTAGCGCCATCACTGTCACAGCCGATGATCGTGCGCGGATCTCACCGTCCATGGGGGGCACGCCTTTGCACCGCAATGTCTGGGTTTCCGGAACGGTGCGGGTCAAAGCAAGCAGGACAATGACCAAGGGCCGGTTGGAGGTCGGGTACATCATCGGGTGCCAGGTTGCATTCGGGGCCGGTGCCGATGGCGAGAGCACCTCCGAAGCCGGTGACAGTGCAGTGGAAGTCGACGCATCTGCCGGCGGCGAGATCACGTTGGGTCCTGGTGACGTGGAACGACAGCCGGTCCTGTCGTTCACTCAGAAAGACGATAACGGGGACACAGAAAGAGTCGGCTACTACACTTTCGACGGACATTCGGCGAGCCTGACGTTCACCGACAAAACCTTCGGATTGACCGGGTGTGCCGGCTACGCGCAGGCGCGACTGTATGCCAACGTCACCGCTTACGAGAAGTCCTCGAAGACGAAGGTCGCCGTCTACGGCAAACCGTTCAGTATCGGCTGA